The following proteins are encoded in a genomic region of Flammeovirga pectinis:
- a CDS encoding bifunctional heptose 7-phosphate kinase/heptose 1-phosphate adenyltransferase: MALDIKEALEKFNGLKALVIGDVMIDSYIWGNVDRISPEAPVPIVDVNKKESRMGGAANVAKNLHFLGAEPVLCAVIGNDAEAETFLDLCDSLGISKNGLIQSTERITTVKHRVIASAQHVLRIDNEDARPLKPTDTSLLLERIKKLADDADVIIFEDYDKGVITPELISDVVKIAKEKGIPTTVDPKKRNFLDYVGVTLFKPNLKEMREGLKFDFDGDVIEEVKAASKKLKAKMDNTHTMVTLSEHGVYITDHTNEAHIPAHKREIADVSGAGDTVISIASLALAIGLPMEKVASLANLGGGLVCEHVGVVPIDKQKLLEEASKKL, encoded by the coding sequence ATGGCACTTGATATTAAAGAAGCCCTAGAGAAATTTAATGGCTTAAAAGCATTGGTTATTGGAGATGTTATGATCGATTCCTATATATGGGGAAATGTAGATCGCATATCGCCAGAAGCTCCCGTGCCTATCGTCGATGTCAATAAAAAAGAATCAAGAATGGGTGGAGCTGCAAACGTGGCTAAAAACTTACATTTTCTTGGTGCAGAACCTGTTTTATGTGCTGTTATTGGTAATGATGCCGAAGCAGAAACTTTTTTAGACTTATGTGATAGTTTAGGTATTTCTAAAAATGGCCTCATCCAAAGTACTGAAAGAATTACTACGGTTAAACATAGAGTTATTGCAAGTGCACAACATGTACTTCGTATAGACAATGAAGATGCTCGACCTTTAAAACCTACTGATACTTCTTTACTTCTTGAGCGAATCAAAAAGTTAGCAGATGATGCTGATGTTATTATTTTTGAAGATTATGATAAAGGTGTTATCACACCAGAATTAATTTCAGATGTAGTAAAAATTGCAAAGGAGAAAGGTATCCCTACAACTGTTGATCCTAAGAAAAGAAATTTTCTTGATTATGTAGGCGTCACACTTTTCAAACCAAACTTAAAAGAAATGAGAGAGGGTTTGAAATTTGATTTTGATGGGGATGTAATTGAAGAGGTAAAAGCTGCTTCTAAAAAATTAAAAGCTAAAATGGATAATACGCACACCATGGTAACTTTATCAGAACATGGCGTATATATTACTGATCATACAAACGAAGCACATATTCCTGCTCATAAACGAGAAATCGCAGATGTATCTGGTGCAGGTGATACAGTAATTAGTATTGCATCTTTAGCACTAGCTATTGGGCTACCTATGGAAAAAGTTGCTTCTTTAGCAAACCTTGGTGGTGGGTTAGTTTGTGAACATGTTGGCGTTGTTCCAATAGACAAACAAAAACTATTAGAAGAAGCTTCAAAAAAATTATAA
- the gpmI gene encoding 2,3-bisphosphoglycerate-independent phosphoglycerate mutase has product MNKKTILMILDGWGIGPDPKVSAIAQANTPFVDSLYTKYKHSKLEASGLAVGLPEGQMGNSEVGHMNLGAGRVVYQMLVRINQAVQDGSIADIEELQNAFSYAKENNKKVHFMGLVSNGGVHSHIGHLKGLLSAANAAELGKEQVFVHAFTDGRDCDPMSGKGFIQDVEQHMEKTTGQIASVVGRYNAMDRDNRWERVAKAYKVMVNAEGKEVSSITDAIQESYDNNVTDEFIEPLVNTVDGKPVAKIEEGDVVLCFNFRTDRGREISLALTQKDYPEEGLKKLDIKYLTMTMYDETYKNVGVLFHKDNLKQTLGEVLESAGKKQIRIAETEKYPHVTFFFSGGRETEFDGETRLLAPSPKVATYDLQPDMSAYDIKDKIIPELQKGDADFVCLNFANADMVGHTGVFEAAVAACEAVDSCAKAVVEAGLENGYSSIVIADHGNSDVMKNPDGSPNTAHTTNLVPCIFVDPDFDGEIKDGKLGDIAPTVLKIVGVDKPEEMTGNCLI; this is encoded by the coding sequence ATGAACAAGAAAACAATCTTAATGATCTTAGATGGATGGGGAATTGGTCCTGATCCTAAAGTTTCAGCAATCGCTCAAGCTAATACTCCTTTTGTAGATTCATTATACACAAAATATAAGCATAGTAAATTAGAGGCATCTGGTTTAGCAGTTGGTCTTCCTGAAGGTCAAATGGGTAACTCAGAAGTTGGACACATGAATTTGGGTGCTGGTAGAGTTGTTTACCAAATGTTGGTAAGAATTAACCAAGCTGTTCAAGATGGTTCAATTGCTGACATCGAAGAATTACAAAATGCATTCTCTTATGCTAAAGAGAACAATAAAAAAGTTCACTTTATGGGTTTAGTGTCTAATGGAGGTGTTCACTCTCATATTGGTCACTTAAAAGGGTTGCTTTCTGCAGCAAATGCAGCAGAACTAGGTAAAGAGCAAGTATTTGTTCATGCATTTACAGATGGACGTGACTGTGATCCTATGTCTGGTAAAGGTTTTATCCAAGATGTTGAACAACACATGGAAAAAACTACTGGTCAAATAGCATCAGTTGTTGGTCGTTACAATGCAATGGATAGAGATAACCGTTGGGAAAGAGTAGCAAAAGCATACAAGGTAATGGTTAATGCAGAAGGTAAAGAAGTTTCTTCTATTACTGATGCTATCCAAGAATCTTATGATAACAATGTAACAGATGAATTTATCGAGCCATTAGTAAATACTGTGGATGGTAAGCCTGTTGCAAAAATTGAAGAAGGTGATGTAGTTCTTTGTTTCAACTTCCGTACGGATAGAGGTAGAGAAATTTCATTAGCTTTAACTCAAAAAGATTACCCTGAAGAAGGTCTTAAAAAATTAGATATAAAATACCTTACAATGACAATGTATGATGAAACATACAAAAATGTAGGTGTTTTATTCCATAAAGATAACTTAAAACAAACTTTAGGTGAAGTTTTAGAAAGTGCAGGTAAGAAGCAAATCAGAATTGCTGAAACTGAAAAGTATCCTCACGTAACATTCTTCTTCTCTGGTGGTCGTGAAACTGAATTTGACGGTGAAACTAGATTACTAGCTCCATCTCCAAAAGTAGCTACTTATGATCTGCAACCAGATATGAGTGCTTATGATATTAAGGATAAAATTATTCCTGAACTTCAAAAAGGTGATGCAGACTTTGTTTGTTTAAACTTTGCTAATGCTGATATGGTTGGTCATACAGGTGTTTTTGAAGCAGCAGTAGCAGCTTGTGAAGCTGTAGATTCTTGTGCAAAGGCTGTAGTTGAAGCTGGTTTAGAAAATGGATATTCATCGATCGTAATTGCCGATCATGGTAATTCTGATGTTATGAAAAACCCTGATGGTTCTCCAAACACTGCACATACAACTAACCTTGTACCTTGTATTTTCGTTGATCCTGACTTTGATGGTGAAATTAAAGACGGTAAACTAGGTGATATTGCACCAACAGTATTAAAAATTGTAGGAGTAGATAAACCAGAAGAAATGACAGGAAATTGTCTAATCTAA
- a CDS encoding pyridoxal phosphate-dependent aminotransferase encodes MGTQTGTNLTLSNRFDNITESATLVMAVKARELQAKGTKVIKLNLGEPDFATPQYIQDAAKQAIDDGKYFSYPPVPGYPELRTAIAEKLQTENSLDYKMENIVVSAGAKHSIANVMLSLLNEGDEVIVFSPYWVSYTDQIILAGGKPVILSGDIDNDFKVSAEQLRAAITPNTKAILYSSPCNPTGTVFSKNELKEIADEVAKHDDIYIISDEIYEYINFGGKHVSIAEFDNVKDRTIVVNGFSKGFAMTGWRIGYIAAPLAVAKACIIIQGQITSGINTITQRAALAALKGDRSVIDEMRTAYLRRRGLIKGLLDEIEGVKTNLPQGAFYIFPDFSAYFGKSFKGEVIKDSSDLAMYFLNEAHVSTVAGAAFGAPNCIRISYAASDEELVEACKKIKLALANLV; translated from the coding sequence ATGGGAACGCAAACGGGAACAAATCTAACATTATCGAATCGTTTTGATAATATCACAGAATCTGCCACTTTAGTAATGGCTGTAAAAGCTAGAGAATTACAAGCGAAAGGTACTAAAGTGATAAAGTTAAACCTTGGCGAACCTGATTTTGCAACACCTCAGTATATTCAAGATGCGGCAAAGCAAGCCATTGATGATGGTAAATACTTCTCTTACCCTCCTGTTCCTGGTTATCCAGAATTAAGGACTGCGATTGCAGAAAAATTACAGACTGAAAATAGTTTGGACTACAAAATGGAAAATATTGTAGTTTCTGCAGGTGCAAAACATTCTATTGCAAACGTAATGCTGAGCCTTTTAAATGAAGGTGATGAAGTTATCGTTTTTTCTCCTTACTGGGTATCATATACAGATCAAATTATTTTAGCTGGTGGTAAACCTGTTATCTTAAGTGGAGATATTGATAATGATTTCAAGGTTTCTGCAGAACAATTACGAGCTGCAATCACTCCAAATACTAAAGCAATTCTTTACTCATCTCCTTGTAACCCTACAGGAACTGTTTTTTCAAAAAATGAGCTAAAAGAAATTGCTGATGAGGTAGCTAAGCATGATGATATTTATATAATTTCTGATGAAATCTATGAATACATCAATTTTGGAGGTAAACATGTAAGCATTGCTGAATTTGATAATGTAAAAGACCGTACAATTGTTGTAAATGGCTTTTCTAAAGGGTTTGCAATGACAGGTTGGAGAATTGGCTATATTGCTGCTCCCCTAGCTGTAGCAAAAGCTTGCATAATTATTCAAGGTCAGATTACTTCTGGTATTAATACTATCACTCAAAGAGCTGCTTTAGCCGCCTTAAAAGGTGACCGTTCTGTAATTGATGAAATGCGCACTGCCTATCTAAGAAGAAGGGGTTTAATTAAAGGGCTGCTTGATGAAATTGAAGGTGTAAAAACTAATTTACCACAAGGAGCTTTCTATATATTCCCAGACTTTAGTGCTTACTTTGGTAAGTCATTTAAAGGTGAAGTTATTAAAGACTCTAGTGATTTAGCCATGTATTTCTTAAACGAGGCACATGTATCTACTGTCGCTGGAGCTGCATTTGGAGCACCTAACTGTATTAGAATTTCTTATGCTGCTTCTGACGAGGAACTTGTTGAAGCATGTAAAAAAATAAAGTTAGCGCTTGCTAACCTTGTTTAA
- a CDS encoding ParA family protein — protein MKDRQAKVIAIVNQKGGTGKTTTTTNLGVALGKLGNKVLLIDMDAQGNMTFHFGVQNDYTKSMANVLTEGVKIKNITIEREKIDIAPSDVSLADAELSMVNVEGREFILKTAVDKVRDRYDYILIDCAPALSILSINALTAADHILIPLQMEVLSMQGLSQILETVFQIKESLNDKLTILGILPVMFDKRRTVTHEIYNHIKENFGIRVLENNIGIDVRLVEAPSFGQSVFEYSPLSVGAMSYMRVARELLSIIPK, from the coding sequence ATGAAAGACCGTCAAGCGAAGGTTATTGCAATTGTAAATCAGAAAGGAGGAACCGGAAAAACTACTACTACTACTAATTTAGGAGTAGCATTAGGGAAGTTGGGGAATAAAGTTCTTTTAATAGATATGGATGCTCAAGGAAATATGACATTTCATTTTGGGGTTCAGAATGATTACACAAAGTCAATGGCAAATGTTTTGACAGAAGGTGTGAAAATTAAGAATATTACCATTGAAAGAGAAAAAATTGATATTGCACCTTCTGATGTATCATTAGCAGATGCAGAACTATCAATGGTTAATGTAGAAGGAAGAGAATTTATTTTAAAAACTGCTGTAGATAAGGTTAGGGACAGGTACGACTATATATTAATTGATTGTGCTCCTGCTTTATCAATTTTAAGTATAAATGCCTTAACAGCTGCAGATCATATTCTTATACCGTTACAAATGGAAGTATTGAGTATGCAAGGTTTATCGCAAATTTTAGAAACTGTATTCCAAATAAAAGAAAGCTTAAACGATAAACTTACTATTCTAGGTATTTTGCCTGTTATGTTTGATAAAAGAAGAACAGTAACACACGAAATATACAATCATATAAAAGAGAATTTTGGTATTAGAGTTCTTGAAAATAATATAGGTATTGATGTAAGGTTAGTAGAAGCTCCATCGTTCGGTCAATCCGTATTTGAATACTCACCTTTGTCTGTTGGAGCAATGTCTTACATGCGTGTAGCAAGAGAATTATTATCTATTATACCTAAATAA
- a CDS encoding cation diffusion facilitator family transporter: protein MISKEEKKRAFKTTWLSIIGNILLTITKGSVGIIGNSQAMIADAIESCADIISSFVVLAGLNFSTKAPDENHPYGHGKIEPFATFITIGFLITSALIIGVQSIQRISSNDNSIPSSYTLIVLGVIILIKYNLYKYILRKGKQLNSSSLEADAGHHKSDAIISLSAFIGISISIFGGEGYEHADSWAALFAVGIILFNSYLLFRPAFGEIMDENLYDDLIDLVKQETVKVDGVIDTEKCFIRKMGFKFYVDLHIIVDGEKSVREGHDIAHAVKDSLKADFNEIADILIHVEPSPKQP, encoded by the coding sequence ATGATCTCAAAAGAAGAGAAAAAAAGGGCTTTTAAAACCACTTGGCTTAGTATAATTGGCAATATTCTTCTTACAATAACTAAAGGGTCTGTTGGTATTATTGGTAATTCTCAAGCTATGATTGCTGATGCAATTGAATCTTGTGCCGATATTATTTCTTCTTTTGTTGTTTTAGCTGGGTTAAACTTTTCTACGAAGGCTCCAGATGAAAACCATCCATATGGACATGGAAAAATAGAACCTTTTGCCACCTTTATTACTATTGGTTTTCTAATTACCTCTGCTCTAATAATTGGTGTACAAAGTATTCAAAGAATATCATCAAACGATAATTCAATACCTTCATCTTACACTCTAATTGTTCTAGGAGTAATTATTTTAATCAAATACAATCTTTATAAATATATTCTTCGTAAAGGAAAACAATTAAATAGTTCGTCTTTAGAAGCAGATGCAGGGCACCATAAAAGTGATGCAATTATTTCACTTTCAGCATTTATAGGAATAAGTATTTCTATTTTTGGAGGTGAAGGTTATGAACATGCAGACTCTTGGGCTGCATTATTTGCTGTGGGAATAATTCTATTTAATAGTTACCTACTTTTTCGTCCTGCTTTTGGCGAAATTATGGACGAAAACCTTTACGATGATTTAATTGATTTAGTAAAGCAAGAAACTGTAAAAGTGGATGGTGTTATTGATACCGAAAAGTGCTTTATTAGAAAAATGGGATTTAAATTTTATGTCGATTTACATATTATTGTCGATGGAGAAAAATCTGTAAGAGAAGGTCATGATATTGCACATGCGGTAAAAGATTCTTTAAAAGCAGATTTTAATGAAATAGCAGACATCTTGATTCACGTAGAACCAAGTCCAAAACAACCATAA